Proteins encoded in a region of the Dorea longicatena genome:
- a CDS encoding helix-turn-helix domain-containing protein, with product MQWVLAEEHGNKEKTAKRLGISRSTLWRMLKK from the coding sequence ATACAATGGGTTCTTGCCGAAGAACATGGGAATAAAGAAAAAACTGCCAAACGTCTTGGCATAAGCAGAAGCACTCTCTGGAGAATGTTGAAAAAATAA
- a CDS encoding O-acetylhomoserine aminocarboxypropyltransferase/cysteine synthase family protein has product MNEYRIGTKCVQGGYTPGNGEPRQIPIVQSTTFKYATSEDMGKLFDLEASGYFYSRLQNPTNDMVAAKIAEMEGGTAAMLTSSGQAANFFALFNICECGDHIVASSSIYGGTFNLIDVTMRKMGIDVTFVSPDATEEELNEAFKPNTKVMFGETIANPALTVLDIELFAKVAHAHGVPLIVDNTFPTPVNCRPFEWGADIVTHSTTKYMDGHGAALGGAIVDSGKFDWMAHADKYPGLCTPDESYHGITYAEKFGKEGAFITKCTAQLMRDFGSMQSPQNAFILNLGLESLHVRMPKHVENGQAVAEFLEAHPKVAYVNYSGLPSNKYYERAQKYLPNGGCGVVSFGLKGGREAASIFMKTLKLGAIETHVADARTCCLNPATSTHRQMTDEQLKEAGVPAELIRISLGLEDKEDLIADISNALDAI; this is encoded by the coding sequence ATGAATGAATACAGAATAGGAACAAAATGTGTACAGGGCGGATATACTCCGGGAAACGGAGAACCAAGACAGATTCCGATCGTACAGTCAACAACATTCAAATATGCAACCAGTGAAGATATGGGAAAATTATTTGATCTGGAAGCGTCAGGATATTTTTATTCCAGATTGCAGAATCCGACTAATGATATGGTTGCGGCAAAGATTGCAGAGATGGAAGGTGGAACGGCAGCGATGCTGACTTCATCCGGACAGGCAGCCAATTTCTTCGCACTGTTCAATATCTGTGAGTGCGGAGATCACATTGTAGCATCTTCATCCATTTACGGTGGAACATTTAACCTGATCGATGTAACGATGAGAAAGATGGGAATCGATGTAACATTCGTGTCACCGGATGCAACAGAAGAAGAGTTAAATGAAGCATTTAAGCCAAATACAAAAGTAATGTTTGGTGAGACAATTGCCAATCCAGCACTTACCGTACTGGATATTGAATTATTTGCCAAAGTGGCACATGCACATGGTGTGCCGCTTATCGTAGATAACACATTCCCGACACCGGTCAACTGCAGGCCGTTTGAATGGGGAGCAGATATTGTAACTCATTCGACTACAAAATATATGGACGGACACGGAGCTGCACTTGGCGGTGCAATCGTAGACAGCGGAAAGTTTGACTGGATGGCACATGCAGACAAATATCCGGGACTTTGCACACCTGATGAAAGCTATCATGGAATTACATATGCGGAGAAATTCGGCAAAGAAGGTGCATTCATTACCAAATGTACGGCTCAACTGATGCGAGACTTTGGATCTATGCAGTCACCACAGAATGCATTTATCTTAAACCTTGGTCTGGAATCCCTGCATGTACGTATGCCGAAGCACGTAGAGAACGGGCAGGCAGTTGCAGAGTTCCTGGAAGCACATCCAAAGGTAGCATATGTGAACTATTCCGGACTTCCTTCTAATAAATATTATGAAAGAGCACAGAAATATCTTCCAAACGGCGGATGTGGAGTGGTATCGTTTGGATTAAAAGGTGGAAGAGAAGCAGCATCTATCTTCATGAAGACATTAAAGCTTGGTGCGATCGAGACGCATGTAGCAGATGCAAGAACCTGTTGTCTGAATCCGGCAACGTCTACACACAGACAGATGACGGATGAACAGTTGAAAGAAGCAGGAGTACCGGCTGAACTGATTCGTATCAGTCTTGGTCTGGAAGATAAAGAGGATCTGATTGCAGATATTTCGAATGCGTTGGATGCAATTTAA
- a CDS encoding phosphate ABC transporter substrate-binding protein encodes MKKKLMSVLLAAAMVASMAVGCGSDKKASSDSGDTKKTESTEKKTESNQILFNGSSTLAPVITSIATDFFDTYGTWDAYDSSLPKEDIAIYVSAGGSGQGTKAVIDGTSTFGMVARSVKDEEKEAIKDEKEYQVGIDALTIAVNPENPVTGVLDDLSTEQIVSLFSGKYATWKDLDPSLPDEKVVVITRDINGGAHEVFQKNIMGDTEVSSEAIQASSMGELVQDIIDNKYAIGYASFGVANQNAGKVVTLKVNGVEPTKENIIDGSYIIQRPLLIVGSGDPTDVQQAFLDVILGETGQKTVEDMGFIPMK; translated from the coding sequence ATGAAAAAGAAATTGATGTCTGTCCTTCTTGCGGCAGCCATGGTTGCATCAATGGCTGTAGGATGTGGATCAGACAAAAAGGCATCTTCTGACTCTGGGGATACAAAGAAGACAGAGAGCACAGAGAAGAAAACAGAGAGTAACCAGATCTTATTTAACGGATCATCTACATTAGCACCGGTTATTACATCGATTGCGACAGATTTCTTCGACACATATGGAACATGGGATGCATATGATTCATCACTTCCAAAAGAAGACATTGCCATCTATGTATCAGCAGGTGGATCCGGACAGGGAACAAAAGCAGTCATCGATGGAACTTCTACATTTGGTATGGTGGCAAGAAGTGTAAAAGATGAGGAAAAAGAAGCAATTAAAGACGAAAAAGAATATCAGGTAGGTATTGATGCATTAACAATCGCTGTTAATCCTGAAAACCCTGTAACAGGTGTTCTGGATGATCTTTCAACAGAGCAGATCGTTTCATTATTCTCAGGTAAATATGCAACATGGAAGGATCTTGATCCTTCTCTTCCTGATGAAAAGGTTGTAGTGATCACACGTGATATCAATGGTGGGGCACATGAAGTATTCCAGAAGAACATCATGGGTGATACAGAGGTATCCAGCGAAGCAATTCAGGCATCTTCTATGGGAGAACTGGTACAGGATATCATTGATAACAAATATGCAATCGGATATGCATCATTTGGTGTTGCAAATCAGAACGCTGGTAAAGTAGTTACTCTGAAGGTAAATGGTGTAGAGCCGACAAAAGAAAATATCATTGATGGTTCTTATATTATCCAGAGACCACTTTTGATCGTTGGTTCAGGGGATCCGACAGATGTTCAGCAGGCATTCCTGGATGTTATCCTTGGAGAGACAGGACAAAAGACTGTAGAAGATATGGGATTCATTCCAATGAAATAG